A stretch of Mauremys reevesii isolate NIE-2019 linkage group 25, ASM1616193v1, whole genome shotgun sequence DNA encodes these proteins:
- the ILF3 gene encoding interleukin enhancer-binding factor 3 isoform X5: MRPMRIFVNDDRHVMAKHSAVYPTQEELEAVQNMVSHTERALKAVSDWIDEQEKVSGEQPEPEAMETAAEEENKEGGDQKAAEHLTRTLRGVMRVGLVAKGLLLKGDLDLELVLLCKEKPTTGLLDKVAENLGVQLATITEDKYEIIQSVSEAAIIIKNTQEPPLTLTIHLTSPVVREEMEKLLAGETLSVNDTPDVLDRQKCLAALASLRHAKWFQARANGLKSCVIVIRVLRDLCTRVPTWGPLRGWPLELLCEKSIGTANRPMGAGEALRRVLECLASGIVMPDGSGIYDPCEKEATDAIGHLDRQQREDITQSAQHALRLAAFGQLHKVLGMDPLPSKMPKKPKNENPVDYTVQIPPSTTYAITPMKRPMEEDGEEKSPSKKKKKIQKKEEKTEPPQAMNALMKLNQLKPGLQYKLVSQTGPVHAPIFTMSVEVDGSTFEASGPSKKTAKLHVAVKVLQDMGLPTGVEGKESGKGDESAEETEQKPVVVAPPPVVETISTPSAASPPSEQTSENVKQQGPILTKHGKNPVMELNEKRRGLKYELISETGGSHDKRFVMEVEVDGQKFQGAGSNKKVAKAYAALAALEKLFPDAPAAIEPNKKKRAPVPARGGPKFAVKQHNPGFGMGGPMHNEVPPPPNLRGRGRGGNIRGRGRGRGGFGGGNHGGYMNAGAGYGSYGYGGNSATAGYSQFYSNGGHSGNTGSGGGGGGGGGSSGYGSYYQGGDNYSSPVPPKHAGKKQQHGGQQKPSYGSGYQSHQGQQQQSYNQNQYSSYGPPQGKQKGYNHGQGNYSSYSNSYNSSGGGSDYNYESKFNYGGGSGRGGGGNNYGSGGASYNTGSHSGYGGGSGGGGSSYQGKQGGYSSQTNYSSPGSGQNYSGPPSSYQASQGGYGRNDHSMNYQYR; encoded by the exons ATG CGACCGATGCGTATTTTTGTGAATGATGACCGCCACGTGATGGCAAAACATTCTGCTGTTTACCCAACTCAGGAAGAGTTGGAGGCAGTTCAGAACATGGTCTCCCATACAGAACGGGCTCTCAAAGCTGTATCTGACTGGATTGATGAACAGGAAAAAGTCAGTGGGGAGCAGCCAGAACCGGAGGCCATGGAAACAGCAgctgaagaagaaaacaaagaaggaGG GGATCAGAAGGCCGCTGAGCATCTGACTAGGACCCTTCGTGGAGTGATGCGTGTTGGGCTTGTAGCAAAAGGCCTGCTACTGAAGGGAGACTTGGATCTTGAGCTAGTTCTCCTGTGCAAAGAGAAACCCACAACTGGTCTCTTGGACAAAGTAGCTGAGAATCTTGGAGTACAGCTTGCT ACTATTACTGAAGATAAATATGAAATAATCCAGTCTGTGAGCGAAGCTGCAATTATCATTAAGAACACACAGGAGCCTCCATTGACGCTGACCATTCACTTGACATCTCCTGTTGTGAGAGAAGAAATGGAAAAACTGTTAGCTGGAG AAACGCTATCAGTCAACGACACCCCGGACGTTCTGGACAGGCAGAAATGCCTTGCTGCCTTGGCGTCACTCCGACACGCCAAGTGGTTCCAG GCCAGGGCTAATGGTCTGAAATCGTGCGTCATAGTCATCAGGGTGCTGAGAGATCTGTGTACTCGGGTTCCTACTTGGGGACCACTTAGAGGATGG CCTCTGGAGCTGCTGTGTGAAAAATCAATTGGAACAGCTAATagaccaatgggagctggtgAGGCCTTGAGGAGAGTACTTGAATGTCTTGCATCAGGAATTGTTATGCCAG ATGGTTCTGGTATTTATGATCCTTGTGAAAAAGAAGCCACTGATGCTATTGGGCATCTAGACAGACAACAAAGGGAAGATATCACACAGAGTGCTCAG CatgctctgagacttgctgctttTGGCCAGCTTCACAAGGTCTTGGGGATGGATCCCCTACCTTCCAAGATGCCCAAGAAACCAAAGAACGAAAATCCAGTTGACTACACTG TCCAGATTCCCCCCAGTACCACGTATGCCATCACCCCAATGAAGCGCCCTATGGAGGAGGATGGAGAGGAGAAGTCtcccagcaaaaagaaaaagaagattcAGAAAAAAG AGGAAAAAACTGAACCTCCCCAGGCTATGAATGCACTGATGAAATTAAATCAGCTAAAACCTGGTCTCCAGTACAAACTTGTGTCTCAGACTGGTCCAGTTCATGCTCCTATCTTTACTATGTCCGTGGAAGTCGATGGCAGCACGTTTGAGGCATCGGGACCTTCCAAAAAGACAGCCAAATTGCATGTGGCAGTAAAG GTGTTGCAAGATATGGGTTTACCCACAGGAGTGGAAGGCAAAGAGTCTGGAAAAGGAGATGAATCGGCAGAGGAAACAGAACAGAAACCAGTAGTTGTTGCTCCTCCTCCTGTAGTGGAAACTATCTCTACACCCAGTGCTGCCTCTCCTCCCTCAGAGCAAACTTCAGAG AATGTGAAACAACAGGGACCAATCCTGACGAAGCATGGCAAGAATCCAGTGATGGAACTCAATGAGAAGAGGCGTGGTCTAAAATACGAACTGATTTCAGAAACGGGTGGCAGCCATGACAAGCGCTTTGTCATGGAG GTTGAGGTTGATGGGCAGAAGTTTCAAGGAGCTGGCTCGAACAAAAAAGTGGCGAAAGCCTACGCTGCTTTAGCTGCCCTGGAGAAGCTGTTTCCCGATGCGCCAGCTGCTATTGAGCCCAATAAGAAGAAAAGAGCCCCTGTACCTGCAAGGGGAGGACCTAAGTTTGCAGTAAAG CAGCATAATCCAGGTTTTGGAATGGGAGGCCCCATGCACAATGAAGTGCCACCTCCCCCAAATCTGCGTGGACGTGGTAGAGGAGGCAACATCAGAGGCCGTGGTAGAGGCAGAGGTGGATTTGGTGGTGGCAATCATGGTGGCTATATGAATGCTG GAGCCGGATACGGAAGCTATGGTTATGGAGGAAATTCTGCAACAGCAGGCTATA GCCAGTTTTATAGCAATGGTGGTCACTCCGGCAACACgggaagtggtggtggtggtggcggcggcgggGGCTCCTCTGGCTATGGATCCTACTACCAAGGTGGTGACAACTACAGCTCCCCAGTTCCACCCAAACATGCtggaaagaagcagcagcatggaggGCAGCAAAAACCGTCCTATGGGTCAGGGTATCAATCCCACCAAGGCCAGCAACAGCAGTCATACAACCAAAACCAGTACAGCAGTTACGGCCCTCCACAAGGCAAACAGAAAGGGTATAATCACGGACAAGGCAACTACTCGTCTTACTCTAACTCCTACAACTCCTCCGGCGGAGGATCAGACTACAACTACGAGAGCAAATTCA ATTACGGTGGCGGCAGTGGCCGTGGTGGTGGAGGAAATAACTATGGGTCAGGAGGTGCCTCATACAATACTGGTTCACACAGCGGCTATGGGGGAGGATCTGGGGGAGGAGGGTCGTCTTACCAAGGTAAGCAAG GTGGATATTCTTCTCAGACTAACTACAGCTCTCCCGGTTCAGGCCAGAATTACAGCGGTCCCCCCAGTTCCTACCAAGCTTCCCAAGGCGGCTACGGCAGAAACGATCACAGCATGAATTATCAGTACAGATAA
- the ILF3 gene encoding interleukin enhancer-binding factor 3 isoform X2 yields MRPMRIFVNDDRHVMAKHSAVYPTQEELEAVQNMVSHTERALKAVSDWIDEQEKVSGEQPEPEAMETAAEEENKEGGDQKAAEHLTRTLRGVMRVGLVAKGLLLKGDLDLELVLLCKEKPTTGLLDKVAENLGVQLATITEDKYEIIQSVSEAAIIIKNTQEPPLTLTIHLTSPVVREEMEKLLAGETLSVNDTPDVLDRQKCLAALASLRHAKWFQARANGLKSCVIVIRVLRDLCTRVPTWGPLRGWPLELLCEKSIGTANRPMGAGEALRRVLECLASGIVMPDGSGIYDPCEKEATDAIGHLDRQQREDITQSAQHALRLAAFGQLHKVLGMDPLPSKMPKKPKNENPVDYTVQIPPSTTYAITPMKRPMEEDGEEKSPSKKKKKIQKKGIELTREEKTEPPQAMNALMKLNQLKPGLQYKLVSQTGPVHAPIFTMSVEVDGSTFEASGPSKKTAKLHVAVKVLQDMGLPTGVEGKESGKGDESAEETEQKPVVVAPPPVVETISTPSAASPPSEQTSENVKQQGPILTKHGKNPVMELNEKRRGLKYELISETGGSHDKRFVMEVEVDGQKFQGAGSNKKVAKAYAALAALEKLFPDAPAAIEPNKKKRAPVPARGGPKFAVKHNPGFGMGGPMHNEVPPPPNLRGRGRGGNIRGRGRGRGGFGGGNHGGYMNAGAGYGSYGYGGNSATAGYSQFYSNGGHSGNTGSGGGGGGGGGSSGYGSYYQGGDNYSSPVPPKHAGKKQQHGGQQKPSYGSGYQSHQGQQQQSYNQNQYSSYGPPQGKQKGYNHGQGNYSSYSNSYNSSGGGSDYNYESKFNYGGGSGRGGGGNNYGSGGASYNTGSHSGYGGGSGGGGSSYQGKQGGYSSQTNYSSPGSGQNYSGPPSSYQASQGGYGRNDHSMNYQYR; encoded by the exons ATG CGACCGATGCGTATTTTTGTGAATGATGACCGCCACGTGATGGCAAAACATTCTGCTGTTTACCCAACTCAGGAAGAGTTGGAGGCAGTTCAGAACATGGTCTCCCATACAGAACGGGCTCTCAAAGCTGTATCTGACTGGATTGATGAACAGGAAAAAGTCAGTGGGGAGCAGCCAGAACCGGAGGCCATGGAAACAGCAgctgaagaagaaaacaaagaaggaGG GGATCAGAAGGCCGCTGAGCATCTGACTAGGACCCTTCGTGGAGTGATGCGTGTTGGGCTTGTAGCAAAAGGCCTGCTACTGAAGGGAGACTTGGATCTTGAGCTAGTTCTCCTGTGCAAAGAGAAACCCACAACTGGTCTCTTGGACAAAGTAGCTGAGAATCTTGGAGTACAGCTTGCT ACTATTACTGAAGATAAATATGAAATAATCCAGTCTGTGAGCGAAGCTGCAATTATCATTAAGAACACACAGGAGCCTCCATTGACGCTGACCATTCACTTGACATCTCCTGTTGTGAGAGAAGAAATGGAAAAACTGTTAGCTGGAG AAACGCTATCAGTCAACGACACCCCGGACGTTCTGGACAGGCAGAAATGCCTTGCTGCCTTGGCGTCACTCCGACACGCCAAGTGGTTCCAG GCCAGGGCTAATGGTCTGAAATCGTGCGTCATAGTCATCAGGGTGCTGAGAGATCTGTGTACTCGGGTTCCTACTTGGGGACCACTTAGAGGATGG CCTCTGGAGCTGCTGTGTGAAAAATCAATTGGAACAGCTAATagaccaatgggagctggtgAGGCCTTGAGGAGAGTACTTGAATGTCTTGCATCAGGAATTGTTATGCCAG ATGGTTCTGGTATTTATGATCCTTGTGAAAAAGAAGCCACTGATGCTATTGGGCATCTAGACAGACAACAAAGGGAAGATATCACACAGAGTGCTCAG CatgctctgagacttgctgctttTGGCCAGCTTCACAAGGTCTTGGGGATGGATCCCCTACCTTCCAAGATGCCCAAGAAACCAAAGAACGAAAATCCAGTTGACTACACTG TCCAGATTCCCCCCAGTACCACGTATGCCATCACCCCAATGAAGCGCCCTATGGAGGAGGATGGAGAGGAGAAGTCtcccagcaaaaagaaaaagaagattcAGAAAAAAGGTATTGAGTTAACGAGAG AGGAAAAAACTGAACCTCCCCAGGCTATGAATGCACTGATGAAATTAAATCAGCTAAAACCTGGTCTCCAGTACAAACTTGTGTCTCAGACTGGTCCAGTTCATGCTCCTATCTTTACTATGTCCGTGGAAGTCGATGGCAGCACGTTTGAGGCATCGGGACCTTCCAAAAAGACAGCCAAATTGCATGTGGCAGTAAAG GTGTTGCAAGATATGGGTTTACCCACAGGAGTGGAAGGCAAAGAGTCTGGAAAAGGAGATGAATCGGCAGAGGAAACAGAACAGAAACCAGTAGTTGTTGCTCCTCCTCCTGTAGTGGAAACTATCTCTACACCCAGTGCTGCCTCTCCTCCCTCAGAGCAAACTTCAGAG AATGTGAAACAACAGGGACCAATCCTGACGAAGCATGGCAAGAATCCAGTGATGGAACTCAATGAGAAGAGGCGTGGTCTAAAATACGAACTGATTTCAGAAACGGGTGGCAGCCATGACAAGCGCTTTGTCATGGAG GTTGAGGTTGATGGGCAGAAGTTTCAAGGAGCTGGCTCGAACAAAAAAGTGGCGAAAGCCTACGCTGCTTTAGCTGCCCTGGAGAAGCTGTTTCCCGATGCGCCAGCTGCTATTGAGCCCAATAAGAAGAAAAGAGCCCCTGTACCTGCAAGGGGAGGACCTAAGTTTGCAGTAAAG CATAATCCAGGTTTTGGAATGGGAGGCCCCATGCACAATGAAGTGCCACCTCCCCCAAATCTGCGTGGACGTGGTAGAGGAGGCAACATCAGAGGCCGTGGTAGAGGCAGAGGTGGATTTGGTGGTGGCAATCATGGTGGCTATATGAATGCTG GAGCCGGATACGGAAGCTATGGTTATGGAGGAAATTCTGCAACAGCAGGCTATA GCCAGTTTTATAGCAATGGTGGTCACTCCGGCAACACgggaagtggtggtggtggtggcggcggcgggGGCTCCTCTGGCTATGGATCCTACTACCAAGGTGGTGACAACTACAGCTCCCCAGTTCCACCCAAACATGCtggaaagaagcagcagcatggaggGCAGCAAAAACCGTCCTATGGGTCAGGGTATCAATCCCACCAAGGCCAGCAACAGCAGTCATACAACCAAAACCAGTACAGCAGTTACGGCCCTCCACAAGGCAAACAGAAAGGGTATAATCACGGACAAGGCAACTACTCGTCTTACTCTAACTCCTACAACTCCTCCGGCGGAGGATCAGACTACAACTACGAGAGCAAATTCA ATTACGGTGGCGGCAGTGGCCGTGGTGGTGGAGGAAATAACTATGGGTCAGGAGGTGCCTCATACAATACTGGTTCACACAGCGGCTATGGGGGAGGATCTGGGGGAGGAGGGTCGTCTTACCAAGGTAAGCAAG GTGGATATTCTTCTCAGACTAACTACAGCTCTCCCGGTTCAGGCCAGAATTACAGCGGTCCCCCCAGTTCCTACCAAGCTTCCCAAGGCGGCTACGGCAGAAACGATCACAGCATGAATTATCAGTACAGATAA
- the ILF3 gene encoding interleukin enhancer-binding factor 3 isoform X3, producing MRPMRIFVNDDRHVMAKHSAVYPTQEELEAVQNMVSHTERALKAVSDWIDEQEKVSGEQPEPEAMETAAEEENKEGGDQKAAEHLTRTLRGVMRVGLVAKGLLLKGDLDLELVLLCKEKPTTGLLDKVAENLGVQLATITEDKYEIIQSVSEAAIIIKNTQEPPLTLTIHLTSPVVREEMEKLLAGETLSVNDTPDVLDRQKCLAALASLRHAKWFQARANGLKSCVIVIRVLRDLCTRVPTWGPLRGWPLELLCEKSIGTANRPMGAGEALRRVLECLASGIVMPDGSGIYDPCEKEATDAIGHLDRQQREDITQSAQHALRLAAFGQLHKVLGMDPLPSKMPKKPKNENPVDYTVQIPPSTTYAITPMKRPMEEDGEEKSPSKKKKKIQKKGIELTREEKTEPPQAMNALMKLNQLKPGLQYKLVSQTGPVHAPIFTMSVEVDGSTFEASGPSKKTAKLHVAVKVLQDMGLPTGVEGKESGKGDESAEETEQKPVVVAPPPVVETISTPSAASPPSEQTSENVKQQGPILTKHGKNPVMELNEKRRGLKYELISETGGSHDKRFVMEVEVDGQKFQGAGSNKKVAKAYAALAALEKLFPDAPAAIEPNKKKRAPVPARGGPKFAVKQHNPGFGMGGPMHNEVPPPPNLRGRGRGGNIRGRGRGRGGFGGGNHGGYMNAGAGYGSYGYGGNSATAGYSQFYSNGGHSGNTGSGGGGGGGGGSSGYGSYYQGGDNYSSPVPPKHAGKKQQHGGQQKPSYGSGYQSHQGQQQQSYNQNQYSSYGPPQGKQKGYNHGQGNYSSYSNSYNSSGGGSDYNYESKFNYGGGSGRGGGGNNYGSGGASYNTGSHSGYGGGSGGGGSSYQGGYSSQTNYSSPGSGQNYSGPPSSYQASQGGYGRNDHSMNYQYR from the exons ATG CGACCGATGCGTATTTTTGTGAATGATGACCGCCACGTGATGGCAAAACATTCTGCTGTTTACCCAACTCAGGAAGAGTTGGAGGCAGTTCAGAACATGGTCTCCCATACAGAACGGGCTCTCAAAGCTGTATCTGACTGGATTGATGAACAGGAAAAAGTCAGTGGGGAGCAGCCAGAACCGGAGGCCATGGAAACAGCAgctgaagaagaaaacaaagaaggaGG GGATCAGAAGGCCGCTGAGCATCTGACTAGGACCCTTCGTGGAGTGATGCGTGTTGGGCTTGTAGCAAAAGGCCTGCTACTGAAGGGAGACTTGGATCTTGAGCTAGTTCTCCTGTGCAAAGAGAAACCCACAACTGGTCTCTTGGACAAAGTAGCTGAGAATCTTGGAGTACAGCTTGCT ACTATTACTGAAGATAAATATGAAATAATCCAGTCTGTGAGCGAAGCTGCAATTATCATTAAGAACACACAGGAGCCTCCATTGACGCTGACCATTCACTTGACATCTCCTGTTGTGAGAGAAGAAATGGAAAAACTGTTAGCTGGAG AAACGCTATCAGTCAACGACACCCCGGACGTTCTGGACAGGCAGAAATGCCTTGCTGCCTTGGCGTCACTCCGACACGCCAAGTGGTTCCAG GCCAGGGCTAATGGTCTGAAATCGTGCGTCATAGTCATCAGGGTGCTGAGAGATCTGTGTACTCGGGTTCCTACTTGGGGACCACTTAGAGGATGG CCTCTGGAGCTGCTGTGTGAAAAATCAATTGGAACAGCTAATagaccaatgggagctggtgAGGCCTTGAGGAGAGTACTTGAATGTCTTGCATCAGGAATTGTTATGCCAG ATGGTTCTGGTATTTATGATCCTTGTGAAAAAGAAGCCACTGATGCTATTGGGCATCTAGACAGACAACAAAGGGAAGATATCACACAGAGTGCTCAG CatgctctgagacttgctgctttTGGCCAGCTTCACAAGGTCTTGGGGATGGATCCCCTACCTTCCAAGATGCCCAAGAAACCAAAGAACGAAAATCCAGTTGACTACACTG TCCAGATTCCCCCCAGTACCACGTATGCCATCACCCCAATGAAGCGCCCTATGGAGGAGGATGGAGAGGAGAAGTCtcccagcaaaaagaaaaagaagattcAGAAAAAAGGTATTGAGTTAACGAGAG AGGAAAAAACTGAACCTCCCCAGGCTATGAATGCACTGATGAAATTAAATCAGCTAAAACCTGGTCTCCAGTACAAACTTGTGTCTCAGACTGGTCCAGTTCATGCTCCTATCTTTACTATGTCCGTGGAAGTCGATGGCAGCACGTTTGAGGCATCGGGACCTTCCAAAAAGACAGCCAAATTGCATGTGGCAGTAAAG GTGTTGCAAGATATGGGTTTACCCACAGGAGTGGAAGGCAAAGAGTCTGGAAAAGGAGATGAATCGGCAGAGGAAACAGAACAGAAACCAGTAGTTGTTGCTCCTCCTCCTGTAGTGGAAACTATCTCTACACCCAGTGCTGCCTCTCCTCCCTCAGAGCAAACTTCAGAG AATGTGAAACAACAGGGACCAATCCTGACGAAGCATGGCAAGAATCCAGTGATGGAACTCAATGAGAAGAGGCGTGGTCTAAAATACGAACTGATTTCAGAAACGGGTGGCAGCCATGACAAGCGCTTTGTCATGGAG GTTGAGGTTGATGGGCAGAAGTTTCAAGGAGCTGGCTCGAACAAAAAAGTGGCGAAAGCCTACGCTGCTTTAGCTGCCCTGGAGAAGCTGTTTCCCGATGCGCCAGCTGCTATTGAGCCCAATAAGAAGAAAAGAGCCCCTGTACCTGCAAGGGGAGGACCTAAGTTTGCAGTAAAG CAGCATAATCCAGGTTTTGGAATGGGAGGCCCCATGCACAATGAAGTGCCACCTCCCCCAAATCTGCGTGGACGTGGTAGAGGAGGCAACATCAGAGGCCGTGGTAGAGGCAGAGGTGGATTTGGTGGTGGCAATCATGGTGGCTATATGAATGCTG GAGCCGGATACGGAAGCTATGGTTATGGAGGAAATTCTGCAACAGCAGGCTATA GCCAGTTTTATAGCAATGGTGGTCACTCCGGCAACACgggaagtggtggtggtggtggcggcggcgggGGCTCCTCTGGCTATGGATCCTACTACCAAGGTGGTGACAACTACAGCTCCCCAGTTCCACCCAAACATGCtggaaagaagcagcagcatggaggGCAGCAAAAACCGTCCTATGGGTCAGGGTATCAATCCCACCAAGGCCAGCAACAGCAGTCATACAACCAAAACCAGTACAGCAGTTACGGCCCTCCACAAGGCAAACAGAAAGGGTATAATCACGGACAAGGCAACTACTCGTCTTACTCTAACTCCTACAACTCCTCCGGCGGAGGATCAGACTACAACTACGAGAGCAAATTCA ATTACGGTGGCGGCAGTGGCCGTGGTGGTGGAGGAAATAACTATGGGTCAGGAGGTGCCTCATACAATACTGGTTCACACAGCGGCTATGGGGGAGGATCTGGGGGAGGAGGGTCGTCTTACCAAG GTGGATATTCTTCTCAGACTAACTACAGCTCTCCCGGTTCAGGCCAGAATTACAGCGGTCCCCCCAGTTCCTACCAAGCTTCCCAAGGCGGCTACGGCAGAAACGATCACAGCATGAATTATCAGTACAGATAA
- the ILF3 gene encoding interleukin enhancer-binding factor 3 isoform X1 has translation MRPMRIFVNDDRHVMAKHSAVYPTQEELEAVQNMVSHTERALKAVSDWIDEQEKVSGEQPEPEAMETAAEEENKEGGDQKAAEHLTRTLRGVMRVGLVAKGLLLKGDLDLELVLLCKEKPTTGLLDKVAENLGVQLATITEDKYEIIQSVSEAAIIIKNTQEPPLTLTIHLTSPVVREEMEKLLAGETLSVNDTPDVLDRQKCLAALASLRHAKWFQARANGLKSCVIVIRVLRDLCTRVPTWGPLRGWPLELLCEKSIGTANRPMGAGEALRRVLECLASGIVMPDGSGIYDPCEKEATDAIGHLDRQQREDITQSAQHALRLAAFGQLHKVLGMDPLPSKMPKKPKNENPVDYTVQIPPSTTYAITPMKRPMEEDGEEKSPSKKKKKIQKKGIELTREEKTEPPQAMNALMKLNQLKPGLQYKLVSQTGPVHAPIFTMSVEVDGSTFEASGPSKKTAKLHVAVKVLQDMGLPTGVEGKESGKGDESAEETEQKPVVVAPPPVVETISTPSAASPPSEQTSENVKQQGPILTKHGKNPVMELNEKRRGLKYELISETGGSHDKRFVMEVEVDGQKFQGAGSNKKVAKAYAALAALEKLFPDAPAAIEPNKKKRAPVPARGGPKFAVKQHNPGFGMGGPMHNEVPPPPNLRGRGRGGNIRGRGRGRGGFGGGNHGGYMNAGAGYGSYGYGGNSATAGYSQFYSNGGHSGNTGSGGGGGGGGGSSGYGSYYQGGDNYSSPVPPKHAGKKQQHGGQQKPSYGSGYQSHQGQQQQSYNQNQYSSYGPPQGKQKGYNHGQGNYSSYSNSYNSSGGGSDYNYESKFNYGGGSGRGGGGNNYGSGGASYNTGSHSGYGGGSGGGGSSYQGKQGGYSSQTNYSSPGSGQNYSGPPSSYQASQGGYGRNDHSMNYQYR, from the exons ATG CGACCGATGCGTATTTTTGTGAATGATGACCGCCACGTGATGGCAAAACATTCTGCTGTTTACCCAACTCAGGAAGAGTTGGAGGCAGTTCAGAACATGGTCTCCCATACAGAACGGGCTCTCAAAGCTGTATCTGACTGGATTGATGAACAGGAAAAAGTCAGTGGGGAGCAGCCAGAACCGGAGGCCATGGAAACAGCAgctgaagaagaaaacaaagaaggaGG GGATCAGAAGGCCGCTGAGCATCTGACTAGGACCCTTCGTGGAGTGATGCGTGTTGGGCTTGTAGCAAAAGGCCTGCTACTGAAGGGAGACTTGGATCTTGAGCTAGTTCTCCTGTGCAAAGAGAAACCCACAACTGGTCTCTTGGACAAAGTAGCTGAGAATCTTGGAGTACAGCTTGCT ACTATTACTGAAGATAAATATGAAATAATCCAGTCTGTGAGCGAAGCTGCAATTATCATTAAGAACACACAGGAGCCTCCATTGACGCTGACCATTCACTTGACATCTCCTGTTGTGAGAGAAGAAATGGAAAAACTGTTAGCTGGAG AAACGCTATCAGTCAACGACACCCCGGACGTTCTGGACAGGCAGAAATGCCTTGCTGCCTTGGCGTCACTCCGACACGCCAAGTGGTTCCAG GCCAGGGCTAATGGTCTGAAATCGTGCGTCATAGTCATCAGGGTGCTGAGAGATCTGTGTACTCGGGTTCCTACTTGGGGACCACTTAGAGGATGG CCTCTGGAGCTGCTGTGTGAAAAATCAATTGGAACAGCTAATagaccaatgggagctggtgAGGCCTTGAGGAGAGTACTTGAATGTCTTGCATCAGGAATTGTTATGCCAG ATGGTTCTGGTATTTATGATCCTTGTGAAAAAGAAGCCACTGATGCTATTGGGCATCTAGACAGACAACAAAGGGAAGATATCACACAGAGTGCTCAG CatgctctgagacttgctgctttTGGCCAGCTTCACAAGGTCTTGGGGATGGATCCCCTACCTTCCAAGATGCCCAAGAAACCAAAGAACGAAAATCCAGTTGACTACACTG TCCAGATTCCCCCCAGTACCACGTATGCCATCACCCCAATGAAGCGCCCTATGGAGGAGGATGGAGAGGAGAAGTCtcccagcaaaaagaaaaagaagattcAGAAAAAAGGTATTGAGTTAACGAGAG AGGAAAAAACTGAACCTCCCCAGGCTATGAATGCACTGATGAAATTAAATCAGCTAAAACCTGGTCTCCAGTACAAACTTGTGTCTCAGACTGGTCCAGTTCATGCTCCTATCTTTACTATGTCCGTGGAAGTCGATGGCAGCACGTTTGAGGCATCGGGACCTTCCAAAAAGACAGCCAAATTGCATGTGGCAGTAAAG GTGTTGCAAGATATGGGTTTACCCACAGGAGTGGAAGGCAAAGAGTCTGGAAAAGGAGATGAATCGGCAGAGGAAACAGAACAGAAACCAGTAGTTGTTGCTCCTCCTCCTGTAGTGGAAACTATCTCTACACCCAGTGCTGCCTCTCCTCCCTCAGAGCAAACTTCAGAG AATGTGAAACAACAGGGACCAATCCTGACGAAGCATGGCAAGAATCCAGTGATGGAACTCAATGAGAAGAGGCGTGGTCTAAAATACGAACTGATTTCAGAAACGGGTGGCAGCCATGACAAGCGCTTTGTCATGGAG GTTGAGGTTGATGGGCAGAAGTTTCAAGGAGCTGGCTCGAACAAAAAAGTGGCGAAAGCCTACGCTGCTTTAGCTGCCCTGGAGAAGCTGTTTCCCGATGCGCCAGCTGCTATTGAGCCCAATAAGAAGAAAAGAGCCCCTGTACCTGCAAGGGGAGGACCTAAGTTTGCAGTAAAG CAGCATAATCCAGGTTTTGGAATGGGAGGCCCCATGCACAATGAAGTGCCACCTCCCCCAAATCTGCGTGGACGTGGTAGAGGAGGCAACATCAGAGGCCGTGGTAGAGGCAGAGGTGGATTTGGTGGTGGCAATCATGGTGGCTATATGAATGCTG GAGCCGGATACGGAAGCTATGGTTATGGAGGAAATTCTGCAACAGCAGGCTATA GCCAGTTTTATAGCAATGGTGGTCACTCCGGCAACACgggaagtggtggtggtggtggcggcggcgggGGCTCCTCTGGCTATGGATCCTACTACCAAGGTGGTGACAACTACAGCTCCCCAGTTCCACCCAAACATGCtggaaagaagcagcagcatggaggGCAGCAAAAACCGTCCTATGGGTCAGGGTATCAATCCCACCAAGGCCAGCAACAGCAGTCATACAACCAAAACCAGTACAGCAGTTACGGCCCTCCACAAGGCAAACAGAAAGGGTATAATCACGGACAAGGCAACTACTCGTCTTACTCTAACTCCTACAACTCCTCCGGCGGAGGATCAGACTACAACTACGAGAGCAAATTCA ATTACGGTGGCGGCAGTGGCCGTGGTGGTGGAGGAAATAACTATGGGTCAGGAGGTGCCTCATACAATACTGGTTCACACAGCGGCTATGGGGGAGGATCTGGGGGAGGAGGGTCGTCTTACCAAGGTAAGCAAG GTGGATATTCTTCTCAGACTAACTACAGCTCTCCCGGTTCAGGCCAGAATTACAGCGGTCCCCCCAGTTCCTACCAAGCTTCCCAAGGCGGCTACGGCAGAAACGATCACAGCATGAATTATCAGTACAGATAA